ATCCAGATCTTCAGTCTGGCGTTCTCCCAACTGAACTACCACGGCAAATGGGCCGGACGAGATTCGAACTCGTGATCACCTCCGTGTCAGGGAGGTATCATACCCCTAGACCACCGGCCCGGAGTGCGTCTAACTTGAATATAGTTGTATTCCTATATAACCTTTTCCCTTTTTCAATGGAATTTTTTTGTGAAACAGTAAAATAAATCAAATTATTCCGACTTTTTAACCATTTCTTGTTAAACTTGCTTAAATTATTTGCTACCTATCCTATGTGTTTATACATTATATTTTTTAAAACTTTAATTTATGCAATTTACAGATTAAAATATAATATCTGTTATATGCGGGATATTGGGAATTATTTTTGGATTATTTAAGTAAAAAAGCATACATTAATTATAAATATTAGTAAAACAACTTATTATATATAAAAATCCCTGGGAGGGTTGGAATATGGACGTGGAGCCGATAAAAACTACAGTAGATGAGCTTTTAAAAGTCTTGGCAACTGAAAATGTGATTGGTGAGACAATAGAGACTGAGGATAAAATAATTATTCCAGTTACAAAATTTGGAATGGCATTTGGTGCTGCAAGCGCTGAAGGCAGTGCACTTAAAGATCAAAGTGGAAAAGGCAGTGGTGCTGGTGGTGGAGCTGGTATTGAACCAATAGCCATGGTAGTTGTCTTTAAAGGTATGGAAGGTCCTGAAAGCGTTAGAGTTATGCATCTAACCAAGCCTAGCCCAATGGGTAGGGCAATATCTGAAGCAATGCCTGCAGTAATTGACCTTATGAAAGAAGGTAAAGAAACTGTAAAAGAGATGAGAGAAAAAAAAGAAGAAGAAAAGGAAGAAAGTGAATAAAATCTTTTCTACTTATTTTTTGTAATTAGGAATTTAAAGAGTGAATTTAATGTTCATAGCGACCGCCATAATCCTGATTATTCTAATAATTGTAATTGGAATTTTGGTGGTTCCATTTCATATATACCTGAATATATACAATACTGGTTTTAAGATCACAGGGACTTTTAGATTAACGTGGATGAAAATAAAATTAATCCAGAGAGAAATACCTCCAGAAAAACAAGCGCCAAAGAAAGAAAATGAAAAGGAAAATAAATTTGAAATAAGCCGTATTCCAAAAATTTTGTCTCTTTTGGTGGAATCATGGCCTTATCTTGAGAGGGTATTTAACAGCTTTTTAAAATCCACATCTTTTGAAATATTTTCTTTAAATTTAATTTTAGGATTAGGAGATCCTGCAGATACGGCTATGGTCAGCGGTTATTTCTGGGCTGCATCTTCTTTGCTAAATTTAATTCCTAACGCTTATATATCACTGGAACCTGATTTTTTAAATGAAAAAATAGAAGCAGATGCAACTTTAAAAATAAAAATCCGGCTTTTTTGGATAGTTGTTGAACTTATAAGGGCTTTCACCAAGAAACCTGTAAGGGCACTTTTAAAAGAATTAAGAGAAACTAGGGGTTAAACAATGGTTAAAACTAACTTTGCAGAGAATTTCGATGTTGAGACTATAGTTGGTAAATCTATTGAAGCGCAAGGTAAAATTCTCTATCCTATAGTTAGAGTTTCCATTTTAAAGGATAATAAAATGACTACTGTTGGATCATGGATAGTTCCAATTGCATTTGTAATTGAAGAAAATGAAAAAAAATATATTATTTCTTTAACTGATGAAAAAATTAACCAGAATGAGATTTTAAAGATGGTATGATCTAAACATTATTCTAGTCAGGTTTTAAGACATAATTGTTTATTTAGAATTTCTTAAACTGGATTCAAATGAATCTTTCCAATCATTCATGCATAAAATTTTTACTGGAACATTTAACATCCTGCTTTTCACATGAGCTTTTTTGCTGCAGTAAGATGGAACTAATATGTGAAAATTTACTCCAGGTTTAGAAGATAATGCTTTCCAAAGCCTCTTATGTTTGTTAGATAAAACATCTGAGCAGTTTTCATATTTAATTACCATTATATCATTTCGTTTAACTGCGAATATATCTAATGTGTAGCTAGGATATTTAACATCAAAATTGCTTGAAATTTTATTAGGGTATTCAAAGTTCCGTTTTACAAGGTAACCTTCCTTTTGTAATGTATCTACTAAAGATTTGGCTATATTTCTCGGAAGTTCACCTTTTTTTGTGCTGCCGGATCTCATGCACATATTAATGCCCCTCATTAACTACTCCTGAAATTTAATCTGTAAAAATTAACAAAGGTTATAACAGATTTACAATTTTTAATGGTTTTAAAATCAATAACAGATATATGACCTCTTGGAATTATCATTCCATGGGATACTCAATACGTAATTTATAACCGGCTTTCTCGCTTAACAAGACTGTCCCCGGAATAAACTGGTTCTCATATTCCTTTACAATTTTAGATATATTTTTGTATGATTCATATTTTTTATCTACAATCCCCTTCTTTACAAGAATCATGTATCTCATTTTAATGATTTCATCCTTCATTTCATCCATTATACCACCTGTTTTGAGTACGTGTACTTATCTCAAAATTTTCAGATCATATAATTTATTTCATATTTTTTTTATTAGATCCTCTGTTTTGTTGAAATATGTACATCATATGTCAATATTTTCTATACAATAATAAAGTGTCAGAACTAGTATATAAATATTTTTCAATTTTTTCCTTAAATATCCCTATATTGCTCAGATAATTATTATTATATTTGAACATTGTTTAAAATAATTAGCTTTTTATAAAAATATGTAAAAAATTTAAATTAAAATAATGGAAAATTTGGTGAATTTATCATTTGCTCTTAAAATTAATATTTTATTTTTAATGTAAGGTATGTGGGTAAAAATAGGGGAATATGAATTTTATTAAATGATTACGATCATTCCAGCTTGCGTTATGGCGTATTTTTCAAATAATCTTGATTTTTTAACTAAGCCTCTATCTATAAGTCCTGCTAAATGTTTGTATACCATCGCACGTGATATATTTACACTTTTCCCTATTTCAGCGGCACTTAGATCTTCATTAGCTAAAACTTCCAGAATTTTTTGTCTTGTCTTTGATACATCCAGTTTTAAAAGAGGAATTCTTAAGACTTTCTCATTATGGCAGCTGAAAATTGCGTTTATTCCTTCTTTATTAGCCACAAAATTGAGTAAAGAACCCAGATCATCTCCCCCATATGCAACAAATATTTCACCATGTTTTTTAGCTGCATTTATAACTTCAGATATCTCTTTACATATTTCTACAGGATCTTCAGTTTCAATTTTAATTTCACCGCCTTTAATGAATTTATCTAATTCAGTTCTTCTGCGATGTTTTCCACTTAAAATGATCACGCCTTCAGCTTGTGTTTTCATTGATGCATTAAACAAGCACTGGCCCTTGAGGTTTGTAATTAGGGTTCTCATTCTTTCACCTGTAACTAACTACTAATTTTAAGTATTTTAATTATGTTACTTAGTCTCATTTAATTGTAGACTGGTCAACTATACATGTTATATGCATGAGAAGGTTTATTTAAGTTCCTAATTTATTTTAAATAAAGAATGATTGAGGGAATAATATGGCTAATGTGATAACATCTGAAGGTGAGATATCCACACGTCAGGTAAACGTGGGGATTAAAAATGAAATAGCCGATGAAAGACATTTTCTAACAATTGAAATGCCTAAAAAATTGGACTCCATAGCAGTTGGGCTTGGAGATGGAGTTAGTATAGCTTTAAAGGGCGATGTTGGCGATTTCGTGGGAGCACTTAATAACGGTGCTAAAATAGAGATTGAAGGCAATGCTGGACGATATGTTGGTAATAACATGACTGGCGGCGAGATAATTGTTAATGGTTCGGCTGAAGAGGGTGTAGGCTTTGGAACCTATGACGGCACAGTTGTAGTCTATGGGAGTGCAGGTGATGGTATAGGGCAATTAAATAAAGGTGGATTAATTGTTATTGATGGAGACATTGGAAATCTGGCAGGCCTGTACATGTTAAGTGGAGATATCATCGTAACAGGCAGCACAGGTATCGACACGGGTGACTGGATGATCGGTGGTTCGATATACGTTGGAGGAACCTATAATACAGGTACAAATGCAGAAATTCATGAAATGAACGATGATGACCGGCAAAAACTTAAAGATATTTTTGATATTTATAAAATAGAGGCAGATATTACTAGTTTTACTAAAATAGAACCCAAAAAATTAAGGCCTTTTTATGGTGATGAAAAATGAAGCAAATTCTTTTAACTAATCCTGAGAACTGTGATGGGTGCAATGAATGTGTAGAAGCGTGTTCTAAAGTTAATGGGGGAAGTGGATTATTTTTGCACAAAATGACTGAGGGATACCAGGCTATTGTCTGTCAACAGTGTATTAATCCTTCCTGTATTAAAGGCTGTTTTAGGGACGCCATATACCGTGAAAATGGTGTTGTAAAAATCGACCAAGATAAATGTATAGGATGCAGGTTATGCGTATTAATGTGCCCTATTGGGAGTATAACCTACACTGAGAACATGATGTTAAAATGTGAACAGCAGTGCACTGCTTTTAATGGCGGAAGACCAGTATGTGTTGATGCATGCGAGTCTAAATGTTTAAAAACAGTGGATGTAAAAGATGTAGCTGCAGGAGTCCAGAAAGGATTTGAAATGAATGGAAACTCAACTACATCTTCATTAACTCCTTACTCATCATCAGATCTTGCTAATGCAACACAGGGACTCTGTGTGTTTTGTGGAACATGTGAAATTGTCTGCCCCACAGATGCAATCCAAATAATTGATAATCATGCAGAAATTGATAAATCCAGATGTATAATGTGCGGGTCGTGTTTTGCAGCATGTCCTGTTTTGATACCAAGTGGTGCTGGAAGTATATGGGATCCCAGAACCATTGCAGATATAAGATTCACTTCTAAAGCTGGAAAATATGTATTACGAGGTTTTGGAACTGAAAGAAGCCTCCCTAATTTTGATGATATTGTAATTCTCCCAGCTCAAGCATCTATTGCTCCTGTAGATAAATATAGGGAGGCTTGTAATACGGGAGTTGTTCTCGGAACTCGTTATGCAGAAGAACCTCTGGTTTTAGATACTCCTATCTTAATTGCAGGAATGTCTTTTGGTGCACTAAGCAAAGAATGCAAAGTGGCATTTGCTAAGGGCACTTCACTTGTAGGATCATGTGCAAATACTGGAGAAGGTGGAATGCTCCCTGAAGAGAGAGAAGAAGCAGATAAACTAATTGTTCAATATTCATCCGGTAGATTTGGAGTTTCAGTTGATTATCTAAATGCGGGTGATGCTATCGAGGTGAAAATAGGTCAAGGGGCCAAACCTGGAATGGGAGGTCACCTGCTTGCTGAGAAAGTAAGCCTAGAAGTAGCCCAGATAAGGGGAATACCAATTGGAACTGATGCTTTAAGTCCATGTAGATTCCTGGATGCGACCAGGGATGGAGATCTTGCAAAACACATTGAACTAATTAGAGAAGTCACAGACTGGCGCGTTCCAATAATAGTTAAACTCGGACCTGGAAGAGTTGATGAAGATGTTAAAATTGCTGCAGAGGCTGGAGCAGATATCATTTCAGTCGATGGAATGGAAGGTGGAACAGGCGCTGCTCCCGAAGTAGTCATTGAACATACAGGAGTTCCTACACTTGCGTCACTTGTTCAAGCTGTAAATGGCCTTAAAGAAATTGGAATGAAGGATGAAATAGACCTTATAATTACTGGAGGAATAAGAAGCGGCGCTGATGTGGCTAAAGCTATGGCCATGGGGGCGGATGCAGCATACATTGGAACAGGGGCGATGATCGCTGCAGGATG
This genomic window from Methanobacterium veterum contains:
- a CDS encoding GerW family sporulation protein; this encodes MDVEPIKTTVDELLKVLATENVIGETIETEDKIIIPVTKFGMAFGAASAEGSALKDQSGKGSGAGGGAGIEPIAMVVVFKGMEGPESVRVMHLTKPSPMGRAISEAMPAVIDLMKEGKETVKEMREKKEEEKEESE
- a CDS encoding DUF2953 domain-containing protein, coding for MFIATAIILIILIIVIGILVVPFHIYLNIYNTGFKITGTFRLTWMKIKLIQREIPPEKQAPKKENEKENKFEISRIPKILSLLVESWPYLERVFNSFLKSTSFEIFSLNLILGLGDPADTAMVSGYFWAASSLLNLIPNAYISLEPDFLNEKIEADATLKIKIRLFWIVVELIRAFTKKPVRALLKELRETRG
- a CDS encoding ArsR family transcriptional regulator; the protein is MRTLITNLKGQCLFNASMKTQAEGVIILSGKHRRRTELDKFIKGGEIKIETEDPVEICKEISEVINAAKKHGEIFVAYGGDDLGSLLNFVANKEGINAIFSCHNEKVLRIPLLKLDVSKTRQKILEVLANEDLSAAEIGKSVNISRAMVYKHLAGLIDRGLVKKSRLFEKYAITQAGMIVII
- a CDS encoding GltB/FmdC/FwdC-like GXGXG domain-containing protein; the protein is MANVITSEGEISTRQVNVGIKNEIADERHFLTIEMPKKLDSIAVGLGDGVSIALKGDVGDFVGALNNGAKIEIEGNAGRYVGNNMTGGEIIVNGSAEEGVGFGTYDGTVVVYGSAGDGIGQLNKGGLIVIDGDIGNLAGLYMLSGDIIVTGSTGIDTGDWMIGGSIYVGGTYNTGTNAEIHEMNDDDRQKLKDIFDIYKIEADITSFTKIEPKKLRPFYGDEK
- a CDS encoding glutamate synthase-related protein, translating into MKQILLTNPENCDGCNECVEACSKVNGGSGLFLHKMTEGYQAIVCQQCINPSCIKGCFRDAIYRENGVVKIDQDKCIGCRLCVLMCPIGSITYTENMMLKCEQQCTAFNGGRPVCVDACESKCLKTVDVKDVAAGVQKGFEMNGNSTTSSLTPYSSSDLANATQGLCVFCGTCEIVCPTDAIQIIDNHAEIDKSRCIMCGSCFAACPVLIPSGAGSIWDPRTIADIRFTSKAGKYVLRGFGTERSLPNFDDIVILPAQASIAPVDKYREACNTGVVLGTRYAEEPLVLDTPILIAGMSFGALSKECKVAFAKGTSLVGSCANTGEGGMLPEEREEADKLIVQYSSGRFGVSVDYLNAGDAIEVKIGQGAKPGMGGHLLAEKVSLEVAQIRGIPIGTDALSPCRFLDATRDGDLAKHIELIREVTDWRVPIIVKLGPGRVDEDVKIAAEAGADIISVDGMEGGTGAAPEVVIEHTGVPTLASLVQAVNGLKEIGMKDEIDLIITGGIRSGADVAKAMAMGADAAYIGTGAMIAAGCRACRMCYTGKCPVGVATQDPILRERMNVDLSAERVGNYIKSMTEETKMLAQLAGHNDIRNFSMDDLRALNTNIAEITGIKLIGT